A window of the Lagenorhynchus albirostris chromosome 1, mLagAlb1.1, whole genome shotgun sequence genome harbors these coding sequences:
- the GPR65 gene encoding psychosine receptor: MNSTCIEEQHDLDHYLFPVVYIFVTIVSIPANIGSLCVSFLQAKKENELGIYLFSLSLSDLLYALTLPLWIDYTWNKDNWTFSPALCKGSAFFMYMNFYSSTAFLTCIAIDRYLAVVYPLKFSFLRSRRCAFMVSLFIWILETIFNAVILWEDETAVEYCDATKSNFTLCYDKYPLEKWQIRFNFARTCVGYMIPLVIIMACNQKVYKAVQQNQATENSEKKRIIKLLVSITLTFILCFTPFHVMLLIRSVLEHDVSLDERMFDHNKPGKQSYKIYRITVALTSLNCVADPILYCFVTETGRSDMWNVFRVFTKKLNKSKGQGKSILSMSTKDTVELDILE; the protein is encoded by the coding sequence atgaacagcACATGTATTGAAGAACAGCATGACTTGGATCACTATTTGTTTCCAGTTGTTTACATCTTTGTGACAATAGTCAGCATTCCAGCCAACATCGGTTCTCTATGTGTGTCTTTTCTGcaagcaaagaaggaaaatgaattaGGCATTTACCTCTTCAGTTTATCCTTATCGGATCTGCTGTATGCCTTAACTCTCCCTCTATGGATTGATTATACTTGGAATAAAGACAACTGGACATTCTCTCCTGCCCTGTGCAAAGGGAGTGCCTTCTTCATGTACATGAACTTTTACAGTAGCACAGCTTTCCTCACCTGCATCGCGATTGATCGGTATTTAGCAGTTGTCTACcctttgaagttttcttttcttaggtCAAGAAGATGTGCATTCATGGTGAGCCTTTTCATCTGGATATTGGAAACCATCTTCAATGCTGTCATTCTGTGGGAAGATGAAACAGCTGTTGAATATTGTGATGCCACAAAGTCTAACTTTACTTTATGCTATGACAAAtatcctttggagaaatggcaAATCCGGTTTAACTTTGCTAGGACGTGTGTAGGCTATATGATACCTTTGGTCATCATAATGGCTTGCAACCAGAAAGTCTACAAAGCTGTGCAGCAAAATCAAGCTAcagaaaacagtgaaaagaaGAGAATCATAAAACTACTTGTGAGCATCACGTTGACTTTTATCTTGTGTTTTACCCCCTTTCATGTGATGTTGCTGATTCGCAGCGTTTTAGAGCATGATGTGAGCTTAGATGAACGTATGTTTGACCATAACAAGCCTGGGAAGCAGAGTTATAAAATCTATAGAATCACAGTTGCATTAACAAGTTTAAATTGTGTTGCTGATCCAATTCTGTACTGTTTCGTAACTGAAACAGGAAGATCGGATATGTGGAATGTATTCAGAGTCTTTACTAAGAAGCTTAATAAATCAAAAGGACAAGGAAAAAGCATACTTTCTATGTCTACAAAAGATACTGTGGAATTAGACATCCTGGAATAG